One window of Parabacteroides sp. FAFU027 genomic DNA carries:
- a CDS encoding alpha-amylase family glycosyl hydrolase, translated as MKDKVIIYQVFNRLFGNPNTTNKFNGTIVENGCGKFSAFTTKALDEIRSLGCTHIWYTGVIEHATRTDYSAYGIAKDNPNIVKGNAGSPYAIKDYYDVDPDLSNDVPNRMKELENLIKRTHKAELKVIIDFVPNHVARQYKSDAKPKGVVDLGANDDTMVNFDPQNDFYYIHNEELKLQFPMQFPKEKYKEKPAKATGNDCFHAYPSVHDWYETVKLNYGVDYQDFGHHHFHPTPDTWVKMRDILMFWAAKGVDGFRCDMAEMVPVAFWEWVIPQIKEHFHQIIFIAEVYNPTEYHNFIRHGKFDYLYDKVGLYDTLKEISKGYKPASAITGCWQSLGGIDNKMLNFLENHDEQRVASEYFLGDPLKAVPALIVSSTINKGPFMVYFGQELGEKGMDCEGFSGRDGRTSIFDYWNPTTVSSWYNDGKCNISALSKEQQELRKIYNRILVICNEEASIRKGEFYDLMYVNYHNITFNPEKQYAYIRKYEKEMLLIVTNFDQKDVDIAINIPMHAFEFLNIREGATLNFTDLCTGDTITRELSSSVPFRISVKAFSGVMMKCFLIE; from the coding sequence ATGAAAGATAAAGTAATTATATATCAGGTTTTCAACCGTTTATTTGGAAACCCAAATACAACAAATAAATTCAACGGAACTATAGTAGAAAACGGTTGTGGAAAATTCTCAGCGTTCACAACTAAAGCCTTGGATGAAATCAGGTCGTTAGGATGCACCCACATCTGGTACACCGGCGTGATAGAACATGCTACCCGGACTGATTATTCAGCTTATGGCATTGCCAAAGATAATCCCAACATTGTAAAAGGAAATGCAGGTTCACCCTATGCCATTAAGGACTACTACGATGTAGATCCGGATTTATCCAATGATGTACCCAACCGCATGAAAGAGCTAGAGAATCTGATTAAACGGACTCATAAGGCAGAGCTGAAAGTCATCATTGATTTCGTTCCGAATCATGTTGCCCGTCAGTATAAATCAGACGCAAAACCTAAAGGCGTAGTCGATTTGGGAGCAAACGACGATACAATGGTCAACTTTGATCCACAGAACGACTTTTATTATATACATAATGAAGAGCTTAAACTGCAATTTCCGATGCAGTTCCCCAAGGAAAAATATAAGGAAAAACCGGCAAAAGCAACCGGAAATGACTGTTTCCATGCCTATCCGTCGGTTCATGACTGGTACGAAACGGTAAAACTAAACTATGGGGTGGATTATCAGGATTTCGGACATCACCATTTCCATCCCACCCCCGATACCTGGGTTAAGATGCGCGATATTCTTATGTTTTGGGCCGCTAAAGGTGTCGATGGCTTCCGTTGCGACATGGCAGAAATGGTTCCGGTGGCATTCTGGGAATGGGTTATTCCACAGATAAAAGAGCATTTCCATCAGATAATTTTCATTGCCGAAGTTTATAATCCAACTGAATATCATAATTTTATCCGTCATGGAAAATTTGATTATCTCTACGACAAAGTAGGTCTTTATGATACACTAAAAGAAATCTCCAAAGGATACAAACCCGCATCAGCCATTACCGGATGTTGGCAATCATTGGGCGGCATTGACAACAAAATGCTCAACTTTCTGGAAAATCACGACGAACAACGTGTTGCTTCTGAGTATTTTCTGGGAGATCCATTAAAGGCTGTTCCTGCGCTCATTGTCTCTTCGACAATCAATAAGGGACCGTTTATGGTCTATTTCGGTCAGGAATTGGGAGAAAAAGGGATGGACTGCGAAGGTTTCAGCGGACGGGATGGACGAACTAGTATTTTCGATTACTGGAATCCGACAACTGTTAGCAGTTGGTATAATGATGGAAAATGCAATATATCGGCATTATCAAAAGAACAACAAGAATTGCGCAAGATTTACAACCGCATTTTGGTCATTTGTAATGAAGAAGCCTCTATTCGTAAAGGCGAATTTTATGACCTGATGTATGTAAACTATCACAATATCACCTTCAATCCTGAAAAGCAATACGCCTACATCCGCAAATACGAAAAAGAGATGTTGCTTATTGTGACAAATTTTGACCAGAAAGATGTGGATATTGCCATCAATATTCCGATGCATGCATTCGAGTTCCTTAACATTAGGGAAGGTGCTACTTTGAATTTCACCGACCTTTGTACAGGTGACACAATTACACGGGAATTGAGCTCTTCGGTACCATTTAGGATATCGGTAAAGGCCTTTTCAGGGGTTATGATGAAGTGTTTTCTGATAGAATAA
- a CDS encoding ribose-phosphate pyrophosphokinase has translation MAQTPPLFKIFSGTTSHYLAEKICESIGCELGKMNITHFADGEFSVSFEESIRGSHVFLIQSTYPNSDNLMELLLMIDAAKRASAKSIVAVIPYFGWARQDRKDKPRVSIGAKLIADLLSVAGIDRLITMDLHADQIQGFFDVPVDHLYASSVFIPYIQSLNLDNLVFASPDVGGSKRVNSYSKYFGVPLVLCHKTRSKANEVEQMTIIGDVSGKNVIVVDDMVDTAGTITKAANIMKENGAISVRAITSHAVMSDPASQRVTDSALTEIIFTDSIPFKKCCPKANILSVADLIGETIKRVYTNESISSQFLIK, from the coding sequence ATGGCACAAACACCACCACTATTCAAGATCTTCTCGGGAACTACTTCCCATTATTTAGCTGAAAAAATATGTGAAAGCATTGGTTGTGAACTTGGAAAAATGAACATCACTCATTTTGCAGACGGTGAATTTTCTGTTTCTTTCGAAGAATCAATCCGTGGCTCACATGTTTTCCTCATCCAATCAACTTATCCTAATTCAGACAACCTGATGGAACTGTTGCTGATGATCGATGCAGCTAAGAGAGCCTCTGCCAAATCAATCGTTGCAGTTATTCCTTACTTTGGATGGGCACGCCAGGACCGCAAAGATAAGCCACGTGTATCAATCGGGGCGAAACTCATTGCCGACTTGTTGAGCGTTGCGGGTATTGACCGTCTGATCACGATGGATCTTCATGCAGATCAGATTCAGGGATTCTTCGATGTTCCGGTGGATCACCTTTATGCATCATCCGTTTTCATCCCCTACATCCAATCATTAAATCTTGATAACTTAGTGTTTGCGTCGCCTGACGTTGGTGGTTCAAAACGTGTAAACTCATACTCTAAATACTTCGGTGTTCCTTTGGTTTTATGTCATAAAACCCGTTCGAAAGCAAACGAAGTGGAACAAATGACCATCATCGGTGATGTTTCGGGCAAAAATGTAATTGTTGTGGATGATATGGTGGATACAGCCGGCACTATCACCAAAGCGGCAAATATCATGAAAGAAAACGGAGCTATCTCTGTAAGAGCAATAACCAGCCATGCTGTGATGTCCGATCCTGCCAGCCAACGGGTAACGGACTCTGCTTTGACTGAAATTATCTTTACCGACAGCATTCCATTCAAGAAATGTTGTCCTAAAGCAAATATTCTTTCAGTGGCAGACTTGATTGGTGAAACTATCAAACGTGTTTACACGAATGAATCCATCAGTTCGCAGTTTTTGATTAAGTAA
- a CDS encoding glycoside hydrolase family 97 protein has protein sequence MRKLFLGLFMLLFAGSLLAQEFVVSGPDKQLKVKVFVKAGVPTYAVTYKEKPILEDSPLGLVTNVGDFSKDMTLTDHKESVIDETYEQTRIKTGKVHYQANELVCTFTNAQKKKVDVTFRVSNNDIAYRYSLPQFGETARCIIEKEASGFNFPQQTTTFICPQASPMIGWMKTKPSYEEEYKADEAMGTPSQYGRGYTFPCLFHVGDNGWALVSETGVTSGYCASHLSDGTKEGLYTVAFPDAGENNGVGAANAAFALPGSTPWRTITVGSNLKPIVETTVPFDVVKPLYQPSQEYKFGRSTWSWIMWQDNSVNYDDQVKYIDLAATMGYEYCLIDGMWDKQIGYDKIPDLVKYAKSKGVDIFIWYNSNGSWNDAPQGPKQRMNTSVARKQEMKWLKEIGVKGLKVDFFGGDKQETMKLYEDILSDANEYGLMIIFHGCTLPRGWERMYPNYVGSEAVLASENLIFNQHFDDMAAFNACLHPFIRNSVGCMEFGPVVLNKRLNRNNNGGQIRKTTDIFEIATAVLYQNPIQNFAIAPNNLTDAPALAIDFMKKVPTTWDETCFIDGYPGKYVVIARRHGAKWYVVGVNAGKEALKLKVDLSLLAGLKVTRYFDDNNASAHMQSESIAKSGKTELVIQPNGGVIIISANQN, from the coding sequence ATGAGAAAACTATTTCTGGGTCTCTTTATGTTGCTCTTTGCAGGATCTTTGCTTGCACAGGAGTTTGTTGTTTCGGGACCAGACAAGCAGCTGAAAGTAAAAGTATTTGTAAAAGCAGGTGTTCCGACCTACGCCGTAACCTACAAGGAGAAACCGATTCTGGAAGATTCCCCGTTGGGGTTGGTCACAAACGTTGGCGACTTTAGCAAGGATATGACCTTGACCGATCACAAAGAGTCTGTCATTGATGAAACTTACGAACAGACCCGTATCAAAACCGGTAAGGTGCATTACCAGGCCAATGAGCTGGTTTGTACATTCACTAATGCCCAAAAGAAGAAAGTTGACGTTACTTTTCGTGTAAGCAACAACGATATCGCTTACCGTTATTCCTTGCCACAGTTCGGTGAAACTGCCCGTTGCATCATTGAGAAAGAGGCTTCCGGATTTAACTTTCCACAGCAAACTACCACATTTATCTGTCCTCAGGCTTCTCCGATGATTGGTTGGATGAAGACAAAACCGAGCTACGAAGAAGAGTATAAAGCCGATGAAGCGATGGGTACTCCGTCACAATATGGCCGCGGATATACTTTCCCCTGTTTGTTCCACGTCGGGGATAACGGATGGGCACTGGTTTCGGAGACCGGAGTGACCAGCGGATATTGTGCATCGCATCTGAGTGATGGTACGAAGGAGGGTTTGTACACTGTTGCATTTCCCGATGCGGGTGAAAACAATGGCGTAGGTGCTGCAAATGCTGCATTTGCTTTGCCGGGCTCAACACCATGGCGTACGATTACCGTGGGTAGCAATCTGAAGCCTATCGTGGAAACCACCGTTCCTTTTGATGTGGTGAAACCGCTTTACCAGCCTTCACAGGAGTACAAATTCGGTCGCTCTACCTGGAGCTGGATTATGTGGCAGGATAATAGCGTTAACTACGATGACCAGGTGAAATACATCGACCTGGCCGCAACGATGGGCTACGAATATTGCCTGATTGACGGTATGTGGGACAAGCAAATCGGTTACGATAAAATCCCTGATCTGGTGAAATATGCCAAAAGCAAAGGTGTGGATATCTTCATCTGGTACAACTCAAACGGTTCCTGGAATGATGCACCACAAGGTCCGAAACAGCGGATGAATACCTCCGTTGCCCGTAAGCAGGAGATGAAGTGGTTGAAGGAGATTGGTGTAAAAGGATTGAAGGTTGACTTCTTTGGTGGAGACAAACAGGAAACCATGAAACTCTATGAGGATATTTTGTCAGATGCAAACGAATATGGTTTAATGATTATTTTCCACGGTTGTACATTACCGCGCGGATGGGAGCGTATGTATCCCAACTATGTGGGTAGCGAAGCTGTACTTGCATCTGAAAATCTGATATTTAACCAGCATTTTGATGATATGGCAGCTTTTAATGCCTGCTTACATCCTTTCATCCGCAACTCTGTCGGTTGTATGGAATTTGGCCCTGTGGTACTCAACAAGAGACTGAACCGCAACAATAATGGTGGTCAGATCCGTAAAACAACGGATATCTTTGAGATTGCAACAGCTGTTTTGTACCAGAATCCGATTCAGAACTTTGCCATTGCGCCAAACAACCTGACCGATGCGCCTGCATTGGCCATTGACTTTATGAAGAAGGTTCCGACTACCTGGGACGAAACGTGTTTCATCGACGGATATCCGGGCAAATACGTTGTTATCGCTCGTCGTCACGGAGCAAAATGGTACGTAGTCGGAGTGAATGCCGGCAAGGAAGCATTGAAACTGAAAGTAGATTTGTCTTTGCTGGCAGGTCTGAAGGTTACCCGTTATTTCGATGATAATAATGCTTCAGCACACATGCAAAGCGAAAGCATCGCGAAATCAGGTAAGACCGAATTGGTTATTCAACCGAATGGCGGGGTGATTATTATTAGTGCGAATCAGAATTGA